A genomic window from Punica granatum isolate Tunisia-2019 chromosome 2, ASM765513v2, whole genome shotgun sequence includes:
- the LOC116195879 gene encoding uncharacterized protein LOC116195879, with protein MGGGSSHCPPFSPIPSMASLSREPGSELSPALECSREKGRQIGVGSTTPLPIAPLRRRRRPVTESSHSPRPISRRPELRPAVQIQPSPCAHEQPITKDWSFLSSNLPLGRPWGLGFAEEPGVERFGSPRGRPYCTGGSDPGGWGSEYEA; from the exons ATGGGTGGGGGCTCCAGCCACTGCCCTCCCTTCTCCCCCATCCCATCCATGGCGTCACTCTCCAGAGAGCCTGGCAGTGAGCTCTCACCTGCACTGG aatgctcgagagagaaagggaggcAGATCGGAGTCGGGAGTACAACCCCGCTGCCCATCGCCCCCTTGAGAAGAAGACGCCGTCCTGTCACTGAATCGAGTCATTCACCTCGCCCCATCAGTCGGAGACCAGAACTCCGACCTGCTGTTCAAATTCAACCTTCCCCTTGTGCCCACGAGCAACCCATAACCAAGGATTGGAGCTTCCTCAGCTCAAATCTCCCACTGGGTCGGCCATGGGGGCTGGGTTTCGCCGAGGAGCCGGGGGTGGAGAGATTTGGGAGCCCAAGAGGGAGACCGTACTGTACGGGAGGATCAGATCCGGGTGGGTGGGGATCTGAATATGAAGCGTGA
- the LOC116194527 gene encoding uncharacterized protein LOC116194527 — translation MRWRESSLLPTSLYLSLSLSLSHGERFSPGKEATSPVLFMHPSLSFSLAPATATLNAISFLSQRPVDGPLRSSLPPTDAFPPDHAAEAQLLNPLSLGSSPMKNGQLQVEVPSYRRDTGNRAEPVLVVELTLNLYRLFVQIEVQRFRYQGDRENAMYYNYNYKIKESFYKEITIAPSGFLMIAHPQSCSISCPPAYPSPPSAFGQGFNSSK, via the exons ATGAGATGGAGAGAGTCCTCTCTCCTCCCCacctctctctatctctctctctctctctctctctctcacgggGAGCGTTTCTCTCCGGGAAAAGAGGCCACCTCGCCTGTACTATTTATGcatccttctctctctttctctctcgcTCCCGCAACTGCAACGCTCAACGCCATTTCCTTCCTCTCTCAACGCCCCGTCGATGGACCGTTGCGATCGTCCCTCCCACCGACCGATGCGTTTCCTCCCGACCATGCCGCAGAAGCCCAGCTCCTCAATCCTCTGTCCCTTGGCTCCTCCCCGATGAAG AATGGCCAGCTTCAGGTGGAAGTTCCATCTTACAGGAGGGATACAGGTAACCGTGCAGAACCAGTACTAGTAGTGGAGTTGACTTTGAATCTTTACCGTCTATTTGTTCAG ATTGAAGTCCAAAGATTCCGGTACCAAGGTGACAGAGAAAATGCAATGTACTACAACTACaactacaaaataaaagaatcttTTTACAAG GAAATTACTATCGCTCCATCAGGTTTTCTGATGATCGCCCATCCTCAGAGCTGTTCCATTAGCTGCCCTCCTGCATATCCCAGCCCTCCATCTGCATTTGGACAAGGATTCAACAGTTCTAAGTGA
- the LOC116194526 gene encoding protein EMSY-LIKE 1 isoform X2, whose protein sequence is MEAQIHSLEQEAYASVLRAFKAQSDAITWEKESLITELRKELRVSDDEHRELLSRVNADETIRRIREWRQAGGHQTAILSTSQPIHDLLPSPTVSGSRKKQKTSQLVQHLPSLSSVKPIQYPPSGPANSRQYNRSASAIITTNTSAEADPLIGKRVWTRWPDDNSFYEAVITDYNPVEGRHALVYDIHTANETWEWVDLKEISPEDIRWDEDPSISNRRGRGGPAPKKSSARSGGPPSSGRARVPTKSQPRKENLPLQNGALKKLPDDIELFNTDSLVKEVERVFDASNPNLMEIAKAKKMLKEHEQALIDAIARLGDASDGESDGGLGYAGGQLMEQL, encoded by the exons ATGGAAGCCCAAATTCACAGTCTTGAGCAAGAAGCATACGCTTCAGTTCTTCGTGCGTTTAAAGCTCAGTCAGATGCCATCACCTGG gaaaaagaaagtttGATCACTGAGCTTAGAAAGGAACTAAGAGTCTCTGATGACGAACACAGGGAACTCCTCTCGAGAGTTAACGCTGATGAAACGATTCGAAGGATAAG GGAGTGGAGGCAGGCAGGAGGACATCAAACTGCCATACTCAGTACGTCTCAGCCCATTCACGATTTGTTACCAAGTCCTACAGTTTCAGGATCTCGCAAGAAACAGAAGACATCCCAATTG GTCCAGCATCTACCGAGTTTATCGTCTGTGAAGCCAATTCAGTATCCTCCTTCAGGTCCTGCAAATAGCAGGCAGTACAATAGAAGTGCTTCTGCTATCATCACCACTAATACATCTGCTGAGGCAGATCCGCTCATTGGCAAAAGAGTATGGACGAGATGGCCTGATGACAACAGCTTTTACGAAGCTGTGATTACAGATTACAACCCTGTGGAG GGAAGGCATGCTCTGGTCTATGATATCCATACTGCCAATGAAACCTGGGAATGGGTTGATCTCAAAGAG ATATCACCAGAGGATATTCGATGGGACGAAGACCCTTCTATATCTAACCGAAGGGGCCGTGGTGGCCCTGCCCCTAAGAAGTCTTCCGCCCGCAGTGGTGGTCCCCCAAGTTCCGGAAGAGCGAGGGTGCCCACAAAGAGCCAACCTAGGAAAGAAAACTTGCCTTTGCAAAATGGTGCTTTGAAGAAGCTTCCTGATGATATCGAACTTTTCAACACAGATTCATTAGTGAAGGAG GTGGAGAGGGTCTTTGATGCGAGCAATCCCAACCTTATGGAGATCGCGAAGGCGAAGAAGATGCTTAAA GAGCATGAACAAGCCCTCATTGATGCAATTGCACGGCTCGGAGATGCATCTGATGGTGAAAGTG ATGGAGGGCTGGGATATGCAGGAGGGCAGCTAATGGAACAGCTCTGA
- the LOC116194526 gene encoding protein EMSY-LIKE 1 isoform X1: MEAQIHSLEQEAYASVLRAFKAQSDAITWEKESLITELRKELRVSDDEHRELLSRVNADETIRRIREWRQAGGHQTAILSTSQPIHDLLPSPTVSGSRKKQKTSQLVQHLPSLSSVKPIQYPPSGPANSRQYNRSASAIITTNTSAEADPLIGKRVWTRWPDDNSFYEAVITDYNPVEGRHALVYDIHTANETWEWVDLKEISPEDIRWDEDPSISNRRGRGGPAPKKSSARSGGPPSSGRARVPTKSQPRKENLPLQNGALKKLPDDIELFNTDSLVKEVCVLNMLHIDTKHEYVAYTHIIYRDSMFLCWNGQVERVFDASNPNLMEIAKAKKMLKEHEQALIDAIARLGDASDGESDGGLGYAGGQLMEQL, encoded by the exons ATGGAAGCCCAAATTCACAGTCTTGAGCAAGAAGCATACGCTTCAGTTCTTCGTGCGTTTAAAGCTCAGTCAGATGCCATCACCTGG gaaaaagaaagtttGATCACTGAGCTTAGAAAGGAACTAAGAGTCTCTGATGACGAACACAGGGAACTCCTCTCGAGAGTTAACGCTGATGAAACGATTCGAAGGATAAG GGAGTGGAGGCAGGCAGGAGGACATCAAACTGCCATACTCAGTACGTCTCAGCCCATTCACGATTTGTTACCAAGTCCTACAGTTTCAGGATCTCGCAAGAAACAGAAGACATCCCAATTG GTCCAGCATCTACCGAGTTTATCGTCTGTGAAGCCAATTCAGTATCCTCCTTCAGGTCCTGCAAATAGCAGGCAGTACAATAGAAGTGCTTCTGCTATCATCACCACTAATACATCTGCTGAGGCAGATCCGCTCATTGGCAAAAGAGTATGGACGAGATGGCCTGATGACAACAGCTTTTACGAAGCTGTGATTACAGATTACAACCCTGTGGAG GGAAGGCATGCTCTGGTCTATGATATCCATACTGCCAATGAAACCTGGGAATGGGTTGATCTCAAAGAG ATATCACCAGAGGATATTCGATGGGACGAAGACCCTTCTATATCTAACCGAAGGGGCCGTGGTGGCCCTGCCCCTAAGAAGTCTTCCGCCCGCAGTGGTGGTCCCCCAAGTTCCGGAAGAGCGAGGGTGCCCACAAAGAGCCAACCTAGGAAAGAAAACTTGCCTTTGCAAAATGGTGCTTTGAAGAAGCTTCCTGATGATATCGAACTTTTCAACACAGATTCATTAGTGAAGGAGGTTTGTGTTTTGAATATGTTGCATATAGATACAAAGCATGAATATGTTGCATATACACACATCATTTACAGGGACAGCATGTTTCTTTGTTGGAATGGTCAGGTGGAGAGGGTCTTTGATGCGAGCAATCCCAACCTTATGGAGATCGCGAAGGCGAAGAAGATGCTTAAA GAGCATGAACAAGCCCTCATTGATGCAATTGCACGGCTCGGAGATGCATCTGATGGTGAAAGTG ATGGAGGGCTGGGATATGCAGGAGGGCAGCTAATGGAACAGCTCTGA
- the LOC116195007 gene encoding uncharacterized protein LOC116195007, with protein MPSSFSTTKTLIHSLFLSQVRRIARVLTGAKSFLVKVFRKGSSSKPVHFFIFFSRNKKDNKIYFGSFRLHYNWCSSRSWSVPASVLQDTFPAPVTSQVSYYYDSCSRRKYEDAVGHYCHPEPSGLSGYLQWLEEKKVDHGQGDVLGDQNNEQPQGNEIDKLADMFIARCHEKFILEKQESERRFHEMLARSM; from the coding sequence ATGCCATCTTCCTTCTCCACCACAAAAACCCTAATCCACAGCCTCTTCCTCTCACAGGTGCGGCGCATCGCCCGTGTCCTGACCGGGGCGAAGTCGTTCCTGGTCAAGGTCTTCCGTAAGGGGTCGTCCTCGAAGCCCGTCcacttcttcatcttcttctcccgGAACAAGAAGGACAACAAGATATACTTCGGCTCGTTCCGGCTCCACTACAACTGGTGCTCCTCCCGGTCCTGGTCGGTGCCCGCCTCGGTCCTCCAGGACACGTTTCCGGCTCCCGTCACGAGCCAGGTCTCGTACTACTATGATTCATGCTCGAGGCGGAAGTACGAGGATGCTGTGGGGCATTATTGCCATCCCGAGCCGTCGGGCTTGTCAGGGTACCTACAATGGCTCGAGGAGAAAAAGGTCGACCATGGTCAAGGGGACGTTTTGGGAGATCAGAACAACGAGCAACCACAGGGGAATGAGATCGACAAGCTCGCGGACATGTTCATTGCGAGGTGCCATGAGAAGTTCATTTTGGAGAAGCAAGAATCGGAGAGGAGATTCCACGAAATGCTTGCTAGGAGCATGTGA